In Hermetia illucens chromosome 5, iHerIll2.2.curated.20191125, whole genome shotgun sequence, a single window of DNA contains:
- the LOC119658431 gene encoding multiple inositol polyphosphate phosphatase 1 yields MHIYLLLLSTLLTAAASSGSTEKIGPSREDIESHLSSKTPYRVIANRNDKEVKYPGCTPIRIWSVIRHGTRNPSRKFIECAQTHLHRLRDKIVNSTKSHLSEQQKVALQKWTLTISPDEEKILLVEGEDELLELAERMQNRFPDLLVENYDPLHYKFKYTATQRTLKSAESFATGLFGRQHIRQITYPPALHKDPILRFYKLCNRWKSEVDKNPDSLVEVKKFEQSSEMKKALKQIMKKTGLSGLTPTDAHQMYMACAFETAWSKNQMSPWCAVFDKHSIRTMEYYKELEHYYIDGYGHELTTKIACPAVVDMLDHISPTSVHTNATFYFTHSGTILKLLAHLQLYKDDFVLTHNDFNRNRKWRISKIDAFASNIAFVTFDCGSEAKVLVLHQERVVHLPGCPPDQHLCSYEQIRHILKDSVERCEFNEICKL; encoded by the exons ATGCATATATACCTATTATTACTCAGTACCTTGCTGACAGCAGCTGCCAGTTCTGGAAGCACAGAAAAAATAGGACCTTCTCGGGAAGACATCGAAAGTCATTTATCTTCAAAAACCCCTTACAGAGTCATCGCCAATCGAAATGACAAGGAAGTCAAATACCCAG GTTGTACTCCTATTCGAATATGGTCCGTTATTCGCCACGGTACACGCAATCCAAGCAGAAAATTTATCGAATGCGCACAAACCCATCTCCACAGGCTACGCGATAAAATAGTCAATTCtacaaaatctcatctcagcgAACAACAAAAAGTGGCACTACAGAAATGGACTTTAACGATAAGCCCAGATGAGGAGAAAATCCTTCTTGTCGAGGGAGAAGATGAGTTGCTAGAGCTTGCCGAACGTATGCAAAATCGCTTTCCGGATCTACTAGTTGAAAATTATGACCCACTTCATTATAAGTTCAAGTACACGGCGACCCAAAGGACACTGAAAAGTGCTGAAAGCTTTGCCACAGGTTTATTCGGAAGGCAACACATCAGGCAAATCACGTATCCGCCAGCTTTGCATAAGGACCCAATTTTGAGG TTCTATAAGCTGTGCAATCGGTGGAAATCAGAAGTTGACAAAAATCCCGACTCTCTAGTTGAAGTAAAGAAATTTGAACAGAGCAGCGAAATGAAAAAAGCATTAAAACAAATCATGAAGAAGACGGGCCTTAGTGGACTAACTCcta CTGATGCTCATCAAATGTACATGGCGTGCGCTTTTGAAACTGCCTGGAGCAAAAATCAAATGTCCCCGTGGTGTGCAGTGTTCGATAAACATTCAATCCGCACAATGGAATATTATAAGGAGCTTGAACATTATTACATCGATGGTTACGGCCATGAGTTGACTACAAAAATTGCTTGTCCTGCTGTCGTCGACATGCTAGATCACATAAG CCCCACATCCGTTCATACAAATGCAACATTTTATTTCACCCATTCCGGAACAATACTCAAATTACTTGCCCATTTGCAACTTTATAAGGACGACTTTGTGCTCACTCATAATGATTTCAATCGAAATCGCAAATGGCGAATCAGTAAAATTGATGCTTTTGCCAGTAACATTGCCTTCGTTACTTTCGA CTGCGGTTCAGAAGCTAAAGTATTGGTTTTGCATCAAGAGCGCGTAGTGCATCTGCCCGGTTGCCCTCCAGACCAGCATCTTTGCAGCTACGAACAAATTAGACATATATTAAAAGACAGCGTTGAACGTTGTGAGTTCAATGAGATTTGTAAGTTATGA